The following proteins come from a genomic window of Amaranthus tricolor cultivar Red isolate AtriRed21 chromosome 14, ASM2621246v1, whole genome shotgun sequence:
- the LOC130799937 gene encoding probable WRKY transcription factor 75 — protein MNIPQNPISSCLFDVYQNELIGMNNEMQMDHFLHDFHGKDLVPQVGPSNGGIKEIKKDNKEKKIKRHRYAFHTRTQVDILDDGYRWRKYGQKAVKNNKFPRSYYRCTHGGCNVKKQVQRLTKDEEVVVTTYEGVHTHPIEKSTDNFEHILKQMHIYVPH, from the exons ATGAATATTCCTCAAAATCCCATCTCTTCATGTTTGTTTGATGTTTACCAAAATGAGCTTATTGGGATGAATAATGAGATGCAAATGGATCATTTCTTGCATGACTTTCATGGGAAAGATTTAGTTCCTCAAGTGGGACCTTCTAATGGTGgcattaaagaaattaaaaaggataataaagagaagaaaataaaaaggcATAGATATGCATTTCATACAAGAACACAAGTTGATATCCTTGATGATGGTTATCGTTGGAGGAAATATGGCCAAAAAGCTGTCAAGAACAATAAGTTCCCtag AAGCTACTATAGATGCACACATGGAGGATGTAACGTAAAGAAGCAAGTTCAAAGACTAACAAAAGATGAAGAGGTGGTTGTGACTACGTATGAAGGTGTGCATACTCACCCAATTGAGAAGTCTACTGATAATTTCGAACACATTCTTAAGCAAATGCATATTTATGTTCCTCATTAA